A genome region from Macrobrachium rosenbergii isolate ZJJX-2024 chromosome 42, ASM4041242v1, whole genome shotgun sequence includes the following:
- the LOC136827894 gene encoding rhodopsin-like, with protein MSWKNQPIEYSLTSTNPYGNFTVVDMAPKEILHMVDAHWYQYPPLNPLWYALVGLWVGVMGCLSISGNFVVIWVFMNTKSLRTPANLLVVNLAISDFLMMFTMFPPMMITCYWQAWTLGAFFCEVYGFLGSLFGCVSIWSMVWITLDRYNVIVKGVSGTPLSSSGALMRIGGTWVASIAWCLPPFFGWNRYVPEGNLTACGTDYLTDDIFSHTYLYIYSVWVYLLPLFLNIYLYTFIIKAVANHEKQMREQAKKMGVKSLRSEESQKTSAECRLAKVALMTVSLWFVAWTPYFIINWSGMLKKELVSPVYTIWGSVFAKANAVYNPIVYAISHPKYRAALEKKLPCLACNTERNDTVSETASAATTNEKAPESSESS; from the coding sequence ATGTCGTGGAAAAACCAACCAATAGAATATTCCCTCACCTCAACGAACCCCTATGGAAATTTCACGGTTGTCGATATGGCACCAAAGGAGATCCTCCACATGGTGGATGCTCACTGGTACCAATATCCTCCTCTGAATCCACTGTGGTATGCTTTGGTAGGGCTGTGGGTTGGAGTCATGGGATGTCTTTCCATTTCTGGTAACTTTGTTGTTATCTGGGTATTCATGAACACCAAGTCTCTCCGTACTCCAGCTAACTTGCTTGTTGTCAACTTGGCCATCTCTGATTTCCTGATGATGTTCACCATGTTCCCACCCATGATGATTACCTGCTACTGGCAAGCATGGACTCTTGGTGCATTCTTCTGCGAAGTCTATGGGTTCCTGGGATCCCTGTTCGGCTGTGTCTCAATCTGGTCCATGGTTTGGATCACTCTCGATCGATACAATGTAATTGTTAAGGGTGTTTCTGGAACCCCTCTCTCCAGCAGTGGAGCCCTTATGAGAATTGGTGGAACTTGGGTGGCTTCCATTGCCTGGTGTCTTCCTCCATTCTTTGGGTGGAACCGTTATGTACCAGAAGGCAACCTGACTGCTTGTGGTACTGACTACCTTACTGATGATATATTCTCTCATACTTACCTGTACATCTACTCTGTCTGGGTATATCTGCTCCCTCTGTTCTTAAACATCTATCTGTACACCTTTATCATCAAGGCTGTTGCCAACCACGAGAAACAGATGCGTGAACAGGCTAAGAAGATGGGTGTTAAGTCTCTCAGGAGTGAAGAGAGCCAGAAGACCTCTGCTGAATGCCGTCTTGCCAAGGTTGCTCTAATGACCGTGTCCCTGTGGTTCGTTGCATGGACACCCTATTTCATCATCAACTGGAGTGGAATGCTCAAGAAAGAATTGGTCTCTCCTGTATACACCATCTGGGGTTCTGTATTCGCCAAGGCCAATGCTGTTTACAATCCAATTGTGTATGCCATCAGTCATCCCAAATACCGTGCAGCTCTTGAGAAGAAGCTTCCATGCCTTGCATGTAATACTGAGAGAAATGATACAGTTAGTGAAACTGCTTCTGCTGCTACTACCAATGAAAAGGCACCAGAGAGTTCAGAGAGTTCTTAA
- the LOC136827608 gene encoding piggyBac transposable element-derived protein 3-like, protein MIKSSMFYGCRNAALEHEDDSQRSWIAPDDAAGSDMDVASLEDDSDLDELSLYEDVPSTSRSRPCRKVCVVVPQQMPEDGDAVRPSTKRPRVQQWKKEDITNQPRQEYVHPRSDFLRPASEYFTQFFTPDLRSHIVFQSNLYSKQRDVVSNFNLSESEFMVFLGFIMYMGLMPLPSIVDYWAVRRRVPQVAEYRSRNRFKAIRSNLHFSDNDQAARSQDQFLKVRFLFTKITREFLNVAETPLQSVDEVMVAYKGTTAGNLRQYVAKKPDKWGFKLFCRSSVDGFIHDILMYQGATTFQSHHTSLSEEEEKLPVTNKFVIALVKTLKDPENSTVYADNYFTSIALVEYLRSQYSCWYVGTARDNRVGYPPLQSVKDMTKNSVARGTLDYVSSDGILVARGKDNRIVTILSTDVGVEPVCEVERYDKEVKNKVPVQCPNVINKYNSRMGGTDKSDMLVHLYKTRFKAKRYYMRLFAYIQDLIICNAWILYKRDCLALQCKPMPLKEIRLEICFWLVSFKTPISKVARASLGTRDVPKP, encoded by the exons ATG attAAAAGTTCGATGTTTTATGGGTGCAGGAATGCTGCATTGGAGCATGAGGATGATAGTCAACGTTCTTGGATAGCCCCTGATGATGCTGCAGGCAGTGACATGGACGTGGCATCACTCGAGGACGACAGTGACCTTGACGAACTCAGCCTCTACGAGGATGTGCCTTCCACCTCGAGATCTAGGCCAT gtcGCAAGGTCTGTGTTGTTGTTCCTCAGCAGATGCCAGAGGATGGTGATGCGGTCCGGCCTTCCACTAAGAGACCTCGGGTTCAACAGTGGAAGAAGGAAGACATCACTAACCAGCCCCGGCAGGAGTATGTTCACCCACGTTCTGACTTTCTGAGGCCGGCCTCTGAATACTTCACACAGTTTTTTACGCCTGACTTGAGGTCCCACATCGTCTTTCAGAGTAACCTGTACTCGAAGCAGAGGGACGTGGTCAGTAACTTCAACCTCTCCGAATCTGAGTTCATGGTTTTCCTGGGTTTCATCATGTACATGGGACTTATGCCTTTGCCCAGCATAGTGGATTACTGGGCTGTCAGGAGGAGGGTGCCTCAAGTTGCTGAGTATAGGTCCAGGAATCGTTTCAAGGCAATCCGGTCAAACCTCCACTTCAGTGACAATGACCAGGCAGCAAGATCACAGGACCAGTTCTTGAAGGTGCGTTTCCTCTTCACTAAGATTACCAGGGAATTCTTGAATGTTGCAGAGACTCCTCTGCAATCCGTAGATGAGGTTATGGTTGCATACAAGGGCACCACGGCAGGTAACCTTCGTCAATATGTAGCCAAGAAACCGGACAAGTGGGGCTTCAAACTCTTCTGCCGTTCCAGTGTGGATGGATTTATCCATGACATTCTCATGTACCAGGGGGCCACTACATTTCAGAGCCACCACACATCACTgtctgaagaggaggagaagtTGCCAGTCACTAACAAGTTTGTTATCGCCTTGGTCAAGACCCTCAAGGACCCAGAGAACTCCACTGTGTATGCCGACAACTACTTCACAAGTATAGCATTGGTTGAGTACTTGAGGTCACAGTATAGTTGCTGGTATGTTGGCACTGCCAGGGACAACAGAGTTGGCTATCCACCCCTGCAGTCTGTCAAGGACATGACCAAGAACTCGGTAGCCAGGGGCACACTTGACTACGTCTCTTCTGATGGCATCCTTGTCGCCAGGGGGAAGGACAACAGAATTGTCACAATCTTATCCACTGATGTTGGTGTGGAGCCTGTTTGTGAAGTGGAGAGGTATGACAAGGAAGTGAAGAACAAGGTTCCTGTGCAATGTCCAAATGTTATCAACAAGTACAACAGTCGCATGGGTGGCACTGACAAGAGCGACATGTTGGTCCACCTTTACAAGACCCGGTTCAAAGCAAAGAGGTACTACATGAGGCTGTTTGCTTACATACAGGACTTGATTATCTGCAATGCCTGGATCCTTTACAAGAGAGACTGTTTGGCATTGCAGTGCAAGCCTATGCCCCTCAAGGAGATCCGCCTTGAAATCTGTTTTTGGCTGGTCAGCTTCAAGACCCCCATCAGCAAGGTAGCCAGGGCTTCCCTTGGAACAAGAGATGTGCCTAAACCTTAG
- the LOC136827893 gene encoding rhodopsin-like, whose product MSWKSQQEFSLPSTNPYGNSTVVDMAPAEILHMIDAHWYQYPPLNPLWYALVGLWVGVMGCLSISGNFIVIWVFMTTKSLRSPANLLVVNLAISDFLMMFTMFPPMMITCYWQAWTLGAFFCEVYGFLGSLFGCVSIWSMVWITLDRYNVIVKGVSGTPLSSKGALMRILGTWVASIAWCLPPFFGWNRYVPEGNMTACGTDYLTDDVVSHSYLYIYSVWVYLLPLFLNIYLYTFIIKAVANHEKQMREQAKKMGVKSLRSEESQKTSAECRLAKVALMTVSLWFIAWTPYFIINWSGMLKKDMVSPVYTIWGSVFAKANAVYNPIVYAISHPKYRAALEKKLPCLACTTEGNDTVSETVSAAPTEKAESS is encoded by the coding sequence ATGTCGTGGAAAAGCCAGCAGGAGTTTTCCCTTCCATCTACCAACCCATATGGAAACAGCACGGTAGTGGATATGGCACCAGCAGAGATCCTTCATATGATTGATGCTCACTGGTACCAGTATCCTCCTCTGAATCCACTATGGTATGCTTTGGTTGGCTTGTGGGTAGGAGTCATGGGATGTCTTTCCATTTCTGGTAACTTTATTGTCATCTGGGTCTTCATGACCACCAAATCACTACGTAGCCCAGCTAACTTGCTTGTTGTCAACTTGGCTATCTCTGATTTCCTGATGATGTTTACCATGTTCCCTCCCATGATGATTACCTGCTACTGGCAAGCATGGACTCTTGGTGCATTCTTCTGTGAAGTCTATGGGTTCCTGGGATCTCTTTTCGGCTGTGTCTCAATCTGGTCCATGGTTTGGATCACCCTTGATCGTTACAATGTCATCGTTAAGGGTGTTTCTGGAACCCCTCTCTCTAGCAAAGGAGCCCTTATGAGAATTTTGGGAACCTGGGTTGCTAGCATTGCCTGGTGCCTTCCTCCATTCTTTGGCTGGAACCGCTATGTACCAGAAGGCAACATGACTGCTTGTGGTACTGACTATCTTACTGATGATGTCGTCTCTCACTCTTACCTGTACATCTACTCTGTCTGGGTATATCTGCTCCCTCTGTTCTTGAACATCTATCTGTACACCTTTATCATCAAGGCTGTTGCCAACCACGAGAAACAGATGCGAGAACAGGCCAAGAAGATGGGAGTCAAGTCTCTCAGGAGTGAAGAGAGCCAGAAGACCTCTGCTGAATGCCGTCTTGCCAAGGTCGCCCTCATGACCGTGTCCCTTTGGTTCATTGCATGGACACCCTATTTCATCATCAACTGGAGTGGAATGCTCAAGAAAGACATGGTCTCTCCTGTATACACCATCTGGGGTTCCGTATTCGCCAAGGCCAATGCTGTGTACAATCCAATTGTGTATGCCATCAGTCATCCCAAATACCGTGCAGCCCTCGAGAAGAAGTTGCCATGCCTGGCATGTACTACCGAGGGTAATGACACAGTTAGCGAAACCGTCTCTGCCGCTCCCACTGAAAAGGCCGAGTCTTCTTAA